The following proteins are encoded in a genomic region of Clostridium kluyveri:
- a CDS encoding sulfate ABC transporter substrate-binding protein, which produces MKKFKFSILISLIGIFILASFTGCGSQSATDTEGSSKSEKSVELLNVSYDPTRELYQEYNKAFAKYWKEKTGQDVTIKQSHGGSGKQGRSIIEGQEADVATLALAYDIDAIQEAGLINEGWQKKFEDNSSPYTSTIVFLVRKGNPKQIKDWDDLVNEGISIVTPNPKTSGGARWNYLAAWGYALKKNNNDQDKAKEFVKKLYENVAVLDSGARGATTTFVERGVGDVLIAWENEAFLSVKELGKDKFDIVVPSMSILAEPPVAVVDKVVDKKGTRKVAEEYLKYLYSKEGQEIAAKNYYRPRDEEIAKKYENQFPKINLFTIDDLFGGWTKAQKTHFEDGGTFDQIYQPKQ; this is translated from the coding sequence GTGAAAAAATTTAAGTTTAGCATTTTAATTTCATTGATTGGTATTTTTATACTGGCATCTTTTACAGGATGCGGAAGCCAAAGTGCCACTGATACTGAAGGATCATCAAAAAGTGAAAAATCAGTTGAACTTCTGAATGTTTCTTATGATCCTACAAGAGAATTATATCAGGAGTACAATAAAGCCTTTGCAAAATATTGGAAAGAAAAGACTGGACAGGATGTTACAATAAAACAATCTCATGGTGGATCAGGTAAACAGGGAAGATCAATTATAGAAGGACAGGAAGCAGATGTTGCTACTTTAGCCTTGGCTTACGATATAGATGCAATTCAAGAGGCGGGCCTAATTAATGAAGGATGGCAGAAGAAGTTTGAAGATAACAGTTCTCCTTATACCTCCACTATAGTATTTCTTGTTAGAAAAGGTAATCCTAAACAGATAAAGGACTGGGATGACCTTGTAAATGAAGGAATTTCCATAGTAACGCCAAATCCCAAAACATCTGGTGGTGCCAGGTGGAACTATCTTGCAGCATGGGGATATGCTTTAAAGAAGAACAATAATGATCAAGACAAGGCAAAAGAGTTTGTGAAGAAGTTATATGAAAATGTGGCAGTATTGGATTCAGGTGCAAGAGGTGCTACAACTACTTTTGTTGAAAGAGGAGTAGGAGATGTTCTTATAGCTTGGGAAAATGAAGCTTTCCTATCTGTAAAAGAATTGGGAAAAGATAAGTTTGATATAGTTGTGCCTTCTATGAGCATACTTGCAGAACCACCGGTAGCTGTGGTAGATAAAGTAGTAGATAAGAAAGGTACTAGAAAAGTGGCTGAAGAGTATTTGAAATACCTGTATTCGAAAGAAGGACAGGAAATAGCTGCAAAGAATTACTATCGTCCTAGAGATGAGGAAATTGCAAAGAAATATGAAAATCAATTTCCGAAAATTAACTTATTTACAATAGATGATTTATTTGGTGGATGGACCAAGGCTCAAAAAACTCATTTTGAAGATGGAGGAACATTTGATCAGATATATCAGCCTAAACAGTAA
- a CDS encoding methyl-accepting chemotaxis protein, translated as MKGKRIGLIFGVSSIFLTLLVFIVSSIIGGKGIILNNIVWVLLIIILVTSVLIILNLTLKSLEDINKSIEEISQGDLTKKIKTHDKSIFSDLCSSINILILSIRGFINETNIMTDKVVNYCEDLSSNTLLVERSGEETSSAINNISQDMIEQMNDVIKTETLIKEFVEGHKSISQNGESVANNAHSMMEVVKHSSETYEELIEKMNQSSELNIKLVSKVKNLYEKAFKIQNIADAVNDISKNTNLLSLNASIEAAKAKESGSGFAVVANEIRKLAAISSNQAKEIQYIIDEIKSEITDISANMDNEAKIFSETITFSNATKENLDNIYIESKKSIDSIEDINKVINIQNKKVIDIRDLMRKVCEISENTSAATQQVASASQEQLSAMKNAFDSISNLSDMNKSLKEGISSFAKDYNVNEEVRRNIETGLEVLRQVAQIEGLSTMEYNICTEILTKNIDKYPYFELFGLVQRDGLRKAITLDYSEEEVYTSFSHRPYFKESIKGKEYQSEPYISVDTNNYCIALSVPVRNKESEITGVLMGDLILG; from the coding sequence ATGAAAGGTAAAAGGATAGGCCTTATATTTGGAGTAAGTTCGATATTTTTAACACTATTAGTTTTTATTGTTTCTAGTATTATTGGAGGAAAGGGCATTATATTAAATAATATTGTATGGGTTTTATTAATTATAATTTTAGTCACATCTGTTCTTATAATATTAAATTTGACTCTTAAATCCTTGGAAGATATTAATAAGTCTATAGAAGAGATATCCCAGGGAGATTTAACAAAAAAAATAAAAACACATGATAAAAGCATTTTTAGTGATCTGTGTTCAAGTATAAATATATTGATTTTAAGTATACGGGGATTTATAAATGAAACCAATATAATGACTGATAAAGTTGTAAATTACTGCGAAGATTTAAGTTCAAATACATTATTGGTAGAGAGATCAGGTGAAGAAACCAGTTCTGCTATAAATAATATATCCCAGGATATGATAGAACAGATGAATGATGTAATTAAAACGGAGACACTTATTAAAGAATTTGTGGAAGGACATAAATCTATATCACAAAATGGAGAGTCGGTTGCAAATAATGCTCATTCCATGATGGAAGTAGTAAAACACAGTAGTGAAACTTACGAAGAATTGATTGAAAAGATGAATCAGTCTTCAGAGCTAAATATAAAATTAGTATCAAAAGTAAAAAATTTATATGAAAAAGCTTTTAAAATTCAAAATATAGCAGATGCAGTAAATGATATAAGTAAAAATACTAATTTACTTTCTTTAAATGCTTCTATAGAAGCTGCAAAGGCAAAAGAAAGTGGTTCAGGTTTTGCAGTAGTGGCAAATGAAATAAGAAAACTGGCTGCTATATCCTCCAATCAGGCCAAAGAAATTCAGTATATAATAGATGAGATTAAATCAGAAATAACGGACATATCTGCTAACATGGATAATGAAGCTAAAATATTTAGTGAAACCATAACATTTTCCAATGCTACAAAAGAAAATTTAGATAATATATATATAGAAAGTAAAAAATCTATAGATTCCATAGAAGATATAAATAAAGTTATAAATATACAAAATAAAAAAGTAATTGATATAAGAGATCTTATGAGAAAGGTATGTGAAATATCAGAAAATACTTCTGCAGCTACCCAGCAAGTGGCATCAGCTTCCCAAGAACAGTTATCTGCTATGAAAAATGCCTTTGATTCTATATCGAATTTATCAGATATGAATAAGAGTTTAAAGGAGGGCATATCCTCTTTTGCCAAAGATTATAATGTAAATGAGGAAGTACGTAGAAACATAGAAACAGGATTAGAGGTACTCAGGCAGGTAGCACAAATTGAAGGATTAAGTACCATGGAATATAATATTTGTACTGAAATATTAACAAAAAATATAGATAAATACCCTTATTTTGAATTGTTTGGACTAGTACAGAGGGATGGACTTAGAAAAGCTATAACATTGGACTATAGCGAAGAAGAGGTATATACTAGTTTTTCTCACAGACCCTATTTTAAAGAGTCAATAAAAGGAAAGGAATATCAGTCTGAGCCCTATATATCTGTAGATACCAATAATTATTGTATAGCTCTTTCAGTTCCAGTTAGAAATAAAGAAAGTGAAATTACAGGAGTATTAATGGGAGATTTGATATTAGGATAA
- the cysT gene encoding sulfate ABC transporter permease subunit CysT — translation MTKKTRVIPGFNVSMGLAILYLSLIVLIPLSTILIQTSKMGFDDFIRTVTNPRVIASYKISFGCAFIAAGINAVFGLIISWVLVRYDFRFKRFLDGCIDLPFALPTAVAGISLTTLYSKNGWIGSILAKFGIQGSFSTFGITVALIFIGIPFVVRTVQPVLEDLNVSIEEAASILGASRIQIFFKVIFPQLVAPLLTGFSLAFARGIGEYGSVVFIAGNKPMKTEIAPLLIMTKLEQFDYSGATAIALVMLVFSFFMLFIINLIQWRANKYA, via the coding sequence ATGACTAAAAAGACAAGAGTTATCCCGGGTTTTAATGTATCCATGGGATTGGCTATTTTATATTTGAGTTTAATAGTTTTAATTCCGCTCAGTACAATATTGATTCAAACATCTAAAATGGGATTTGATGATTTCATAAGAACTGTAACAAATCCAAGGGTGATAGCATCATATAAGATAAGTTTTGGATGCGCATTTATAGCAGCCGGCATAAATGCTGTTTTCGGATTGATTATTTCCTGGGTACTTGTACGATATGATTTTCGTTTTAAAAGATTTCTGGATGGATGTATAGATTTGCCCTTTGCTCTTCCTACAGCTGTTGCAGGCATTTCACTTACAACACTTTATTCAAAAAATGGATGGATTGGTTCTATATTGGCTAAATTTGGCATACAGGGATCCTTTTCTACATTTGGAATTACTGTGGCATTGATATTTATAGGAATACCCTTTGTTGTACGTACAGTGCAGCCGGTTTTAGAAGATTTAAATGTTAGCATAGAGGAGGCAGCTTCTATTTTAGGTGCATCTAGAATACAAATTTTTTTCAAGGTAATATTTCCACAGCTCGTCGCTCCTCTTTTAACTGGATTTTCACTTGCTTTTGCAAGAGGAATAGGTGAATATGGATCTGTGGTATTTATAGCTGGAAATAAACCTATGAAAACTGAAATAGCTCCTCTTTTGATAATGACCAAACTTGAACAGTTTGATTATTCGGGAGCAACAGCCATAGCTTTGGTTATGCTTGTATTTTCATTTTTTATGTTGTTTATTATAAATTTAATTCAATGGAGAGCCAACAAATATGCATAG
- the cysC gene encoding adenylyl-sulfate kinase yields MEGFLLSVKSTNISWHRALVNREMREKLLGQNGILIWFTGLSGSGKSTIASELEMRLYNMGRLTYLLDGDNVRHGLNSNLGFTKEDRIENIRRIAEVCKLFVDSGIITISTFISPFKEDRDNVRKLLGKDFVEVYVDCPIEVCESRDPKGIYKKARNGEIKDFTGVDSPYEVPDNPEIVVSTNLDTVQQCVNKILDFLSCKVQE; encoded by the coding sequence ATGGAGGGATTTTTATTGAGTGTGAAATCAACTAACATATCATGGCACAGAGCATTGGTAAATAGGGAGATGAGAGAAAAACTGCTTGGGCAAAATGGAATTCTTATATGGTTTACTGGTCTTTCTGGATCTGGAAAATCTACCATAGCTTCTGAACTTGAAATGAGATTATATAATATGGGAAGGCTCACTTATCTTTTGGATGGTGATAATGTAAGGCATGGTTTAAATTCCAATCTTGGGTTTACCAAAGAAGACAGAATTGAAAATATAAGAAGGATAGCAGAGGTATGTAAACTGTTTGTGGATTCTGGGATTATTACAATTTCAACTTTTATATCTCCATTTAAAGAGGATAGAGACAATGTCAGGAAATTGCTTGGGAAAGATTTTGTAGAGGTATATGTTGATTGCCCTATTGAAGTTTGCGAAAGCAGAGATCCAAAGGGAATATACAAAAAGGCTAGAAATGGTGAAATAAAGGATTTTACAGGTGTGGATTCTCCCTATGAGGTACCTGATAATCCTGAGATTGTTGTATCTACCAATTTGGATACTGTTCAGCAATGTGTAAATAAAATATTGGACTTTTTGTCTTGTAAGGTACAGGAGTGA
- the cysW gene encoding sulfate ABC transporter permease subunit CysW produces MEKRYYTKSSVIKYLLIAATIIFLFIMLGMPLILIFIEAFKKGKDAYMMAITEENTISAVKLTLIASGLAVILNTIFGAIMAFAATKFKFRGRNFLITLIDLPFAISPVIAGLIYVLTFGRGGLFYNFLFQHDIKIVFALPGIVLATIFVTFPFVAREIIPLMITQGTDEEEAAASMGANLWTIFTKITLPNIKWGLLYGIVLCSARAIGEFGAVSVVSGHIRGETNTLPLHVEILYNEYQFSASFAVSSILVFIAIVILILRNIIEWKVKKEVK; encoded by the coding sequence TTGGAAAAGAGATACTATACTAAATCTAGTGTAATTAAGTATTTACTCATAGCAGCAACTATAATATTTTTATTTATAATGCTGGGAATGCCACTGATACTTATATTTATAGAAGCCTTTAAAAAAGGTAAAGATGCATATATGATGGCTATTACAGAGGAAAATACTATTTCGGCTGTGAAACTTACTTTAATAGCTTCCGGCCTGGCGGTTATTTTAAATACTATATTCGGCGCAATAATGGCCTTTGCTGCAACAAAATTTAAATTTCGAGGTAGAAATTTCTTAATTACGCTCATAGATCTTCCATTTGCTATTTCGCCGGTTATAGCTGGATTGATATATGTACTGACTTTTGGAAGAGGCGGTTTATTTTATAATTTTCTATTTCAACATGATATAAAAATAGTTTTTGCACTGCCCGGCATAGTACTGGCTACCATATTTGTAACTTTTCCTTTTGTGGCTAGGGAAATAATACCTCTGATGATTACTCAGGGAACTGATGAGGAAGAAGCGGCAGCCTCCATGGGGGCAAATTTATGGACAATATTCACAAAAATAACACTGCCCAATATAAAATGGGGACTTCTGTATGGAATAGTATTGTGCAGTGCCCGTGCCATAGGTGAATTTGGAGCTGTTTCTGTAGTTTCTGGACACATAAGAGGAGAAACTAACACTTTGCCACTGCATGTAGAAATATTATATAATGAATATCAATTTTCTGCATCTTTTGCAGTATCATCAATTTTAGTATTTATAGCTATTGTGATTTTAATTTTGAGGAATATTATTGAGTGGAAAGTGAAAAAAGAGGTGAAATAA
- a CDS encoding GTP-binding protein produces MARDRENLNIVVVGHVDHGKSTLIGRLLYDTNSLPEGEIEKVKRISEDNGKKFEYAYLLDAFEEEQKQGITIDITMLQFFTKKRDYVIIDAPGHKEFLKNMISGAASAEAAILVIDAKEGVQEQSKRHGYILSLIGIKKIFVVINKMDLVDYSEKRFNEVQVEFNEFLNNINIYPEKYIPISASNGENIASKSDKMPWYNGQNVLESMDSIEKDKGIEEKELRFPIQDVYKFDSRRIIAGRIQSGTLKKGDEIIIYPSGKSTKVRSIEVWQQKDKTDVVTAGMSVGITLEDEFYNKRGEVICHKDSPITVGNVFNANVFWLGDNKLVKDKIYKLKIETQEVEFKIISVNKIIDAATLASSENLAFLKKNDVAEVTIKTQEPICFDKFNEFQSTGRFVIVEDYDISGGGIISNIEDSLKREIKDVKSKNISIRKRLVSRKDRELRLGQRGKVIWLTGLPGCGKNEIAVKLEKKLMDLGKKVYYLDSSHLRFGLSSDLTFNSKDAHEQTRRIAEVANLFADSGTITIVTSVSRFKEDREYAKNIIGAENYVEIFIDADSEVCKKRNPTVFSEDSDNIFKYERSDYPVIMLYIDDAEFNSDVKVKDIINTISY; encoded by the coding sequence ATGGCAAGAGACAGAGAAAATTTAAATATAGTAGTGGTTGGACATGTAGATCATGGAAAGTCCACTTTAATAGGCAGACTGCTTTATGATACTAATTCACTGCCTGAAGGTGAAATTGAAAAAGTAAAGAGAATATCTGAAGATAATGGAAAAAAGTTTGAGTATGCCTATTTGTTGGATGCTTTTGAAGAGGAGCAAAAACAGGGTATAACCATAGATATAACTATGCTTCAGTTTTTTACAAAAAAAAGAGATTATGTAATTATAGATGCACCAGGACATAAGGAATTTTTAAAGAATATGATATCAGGAGCTGCCAGTGCAGAGGCGGCTATTTTAGTTATAGACGCTAAAGAAGGTGTTCAAGAGCAGTCAAAGAGACATGGATATATTCTTTCGCTTATCGGTATCAAAAAGATATTTGTAGTTATAAATAAAATGGATTTAGTAGATTATTCGGAAAAGAGATTTAATGAAGTCCAAGTAGAATTTAATGAGTTTTTAAATAACATAAATATATATCCAGAAAAATATATACCTATTTCTGCTTCAAATGGCGAAAATATAGCCAGTAAATCAGATAAGATGCCTTGGTACAATGGGCAAAATGTTTTAGAAAGTATGGATAGTATAGAAAAAGATAAGGGAATTGAAGAAAAAGAGCTTAGATTTCCTATCCAGGATGTATATAAATTTGACAGCAGAAGAATTATAGCAGGTAGAATTCAATCAGGTACTTTAAAAAAGGGTGATGAAATTATAATTTATCCTTCAGGGAAATCCACAAAAGTAAGGAGTATTGAAGTATGGCAGCAAAAGGATAAGACAGATGTAGTAACTGCAGGAATGTCCGTGGGAATTACCTTAGAGGATGAATTTTACAATAAAAGAGGAGAAGTTATATGCCATAAGGATTCTCCAATTACTGTAGGAAATGTATTTAATGCTAATGTATTCTGGCTTGGAGATAATAAATTGGTAAAGGATAAAATCTATAAACTGAAGATTGAAACTCAGGAAGTAGAGTTTAAAATAATATCTGTAAATAAGATAATTGATGCAGCCACATTGGCCAGCAGTGAAAATCTGGCTTTTTTAAAGAAAAATGATGTAGCTGAAGTTACTATAAAAACCCAGGAGCCTATTTGTTTTGATAAATTTAATGAGTTTCAATCTACGGGAAGATTTGTAATAGTAGAAGACTATGATATAAGTGGAGGCGGAATTATTTCCAATATAGAAGATTCATTAAAAAGGGAAATAAAAGATGTGAAAAGTAAAAATATATCCATAAGAAAGAGGCTTGTATCAAGAAAGGATAGAGAATTAAGATTGGGCCAAAGAGGAAAAGTTATATGGCTTACAGGACTTCCAGGATGCGGAAAAAATGAAATAGCAGTTAAACTTGAGAAAAAACTCATGGATTTAGGAAAAAAAGTGTATTATCTTGACTCATCTCATTTAAGGTTTGGACTTAGCTCTGATCTTACATTCAATTCTAAGGACGCCCATGAACAGACCAGAAGAATTGCTGAGGTGGCTAATTTGTTTGCAGATAGTGGTACCATAACCATAGTTACATCTGTAAGCAGGTTTAAAGAAGATAGAGAGTATGCTAAAAATATAATTGGAGCAGAAAATTATGTGGAAATATTTATAGATGCAGATAGTGAAGTGTGTAAAAAAAGGAATCCTACTGTTTTCAGTGAGGATAGTGATAATATATTTAAGTATGAAAGATCTGATTATCCTGTGATAATGCTCTATATAGATGATGCAGAATTTAATTCAGATGTAAAAGTTAAAGATATTATAAATACAATTAGTTATTGA
- a CDS encoding adenylyl-sulfate reductase subunit alpha: MEFVVKELHTDVLIIGGGTAGCFAAFRIAKKSPETSVLIVEKANIKRSGCLAGGINALNAYINEGETPESFVDYVKEEFNGVVREDLVYTIAKKLNSVTREMEDMGLPILKDSKGEYVKRGRRSIKINGENIKPILSNAVESQNSIHVLNGVNIIDYIQKEQKIIGAYGFSIHHKELYVIHAKAVICATGGASGIYKPNNPGFSKHKMWYSPFNTGAGYAMGIRAGAEMTTFEMRFVALRCKDTIAPTGTIAQGIGAYQVNGKGEKYVGDYGKPTTINRLYATVMENKKGNGPCSLKINHITKIQKDDLIKAYLNMAPSQALKWISKDGISRVEDVEIEGTEPYLVGGHGASGYWVDTKRATTLTGLYCAGDVSGGSPKKYATGCFAEGEIAADSVLNYIKNVNIEYIDKESIKNKLSEVNRFFENKQNFYSVYELEEAMQKTMDEYAGGISQNYSYNMEKLCRAENRIEELLEMSRGLKAGNLHELLFIYELIDRLYICKVVIAHLKARRETRWKCYQQNNNFPLRDDKNWVKYVNSVYKKGKVHIIFRNIVERDKIYEHKN; this comes from the coding sequence ATGGAATTTGTGGTTAAAGAACTGCATACTGATGTATTAATAATAGGTGGAGGTACGGCAGGCTGTTTTGCAGCGTTTAGAATAGCTAAAAAGTCTCCAGAAACAAGTGTACTTATTGTGGAGAAGGCAAATATAAAAAGAAGTGGATGCCTTGCAGGTGGGATTAACGCTTTAAATGCCTATATAAATGAAGGTGAGACCCCTGAGTCTTTTGTAGATTATGTGAAAGAAGAATTTAATGGAGTCGTAAGAGAGGATTTGGTATATACCATAGCAAAAAAACTCAATAGTGTGACCCGTGAGATGGAGGATATGGGACTTCCTATTTTAAAGGATTCAAAAGGAGAATATGTAAAGAGAGGCAGGAGAAGTATAAAGATAAATGGAGAAAATATTAAACCCATACTTTCAAATGCAGTGGAGAGTCAAAACAGCATACATGTGCTGAATGGAGTAAATATTATAGATTATATACAGAAAGAGCAAAAAATTATAGGCGCCTATGGATTTTCCATCCACCACAAGGAACTTTATGTAATACATGCAAAAGCAGTAATATGTGCAACAGGAGGAGCATCAGGCATATATAAACCTAATAACCCCGGATTTTCAAAACATAAGATGTGGTATTCACCTTTCAATACTGGAGCTGGGTACGCAATGGGAATAAGAGCAGGGGCTGAAATGACAACTTTTGAGATGAGATTTGTTGCATTGAGGTGCAAAGATACTATAGCACCTACAGGAACTATAGCTCAGGGAATAGGAGCTTATCAGGTGAATGGCAAAGGTGAAAAATATGTGGGAGATTACGGGAAGCCCACAACTATAAATAGACTTTATGCTACTGTAATGGAAAACAAAAAAGGTAATGGGCCATGTTCTTTAAAGATTAATCATATTACCAAGATTCAGAAAGATGATTTGATAAAAGCTTATCTGAATATGGCACCGTCCCAGGCACTAAAATGGATAAGTAAAGATGGAATTTCACGAGTGGAAGATGTGGAAATCGAGGGAACTGAACCATATTTGGTGGGAGGTCATGGTGCTAGTGGATACTGGGTAGATACAAAAAGAGCCACAACTTTGACAGGACTTTATTGTGCAGGTGATGTAAGTGGAGGAAGTCCCAAAAAATATGCAACAGGGTGTTTTGCGGAAGGTGAGATTGCAGCAGATTCAGTGCTGAATTATATTAAAAACGTAAATATTGAGTATATAGATAAAGAAAGTATAAAGAACAAACTTAGTGAAGTAAATAGATTCTTTGAAAACAAACAAAATTTTTATAGTGTTTATGAGTTGGAAGAAGCTATGCAGAAAACTATGGATGAATATGCGGGAGGCATATCACAAAATTATAGCTATAATATGGAAAAATTATGCAGAGCTGAAAACAGGATAGAGGAGCTGCTTGAAATGAGCAGAGGACTAAAAGCCGGGAATTTACATGAGCTATTATTTATATATGAATTAATTGACAGATTGTATATATGCAAGGTCGTTATAGCCCATTTAAAGGCAAGACGTGAAACAAGGTGGAAATGTTATCAGCAAAATAACAATTTTCCTCTTAGAGATGACAAAAATTGGGTAAAATATGTTAATTCCGTGTATAAGAAAGGAAAGGTGCATATTATATTTAGAAATATAGTAGAAAGGGATAAAATATATGAGCATAAAAATTGA
- a CDS encoding 4Fe-4S dicluster domain-containing protein, translating into MSIKIDRESCIGCLKCKNVCPGNLIYADDHGKAYLKYESDCWGCTACVKECANGSIKYYLGADIGGNGSYLYVSKDGDELKWHLINDDNNVGIAIMTNRKESNRY; encoded by the coding sequence ATGAGCATAAAAATTGATAGGGAAAGTTGTATTGGATGCCTTAAATGTAAAAATGTCTGTCCTGGAAATCTTATATATGCAGATGATCATGGGAAAGCATATTTAAAATATGAAAGTGACTGCTGGGGATGTACAGCTTGTGTTAAAGAATGTGCAAATGGTTCAATTAAGTATTATTTAGGAGCAGACATAGGCGGCAATGGTTCCTATTTGTATGTTAGCAAAGATGGAGATGAATTAAAATGGCATTTAATAAATGATGATAATAATGTTGGAATCGCAATAATGACCAATAGAAAAGAGTCAAATAGATATTAG
- a CDS encoding sulfate/molybdate ABC transporter ATP-binding protein, translating to MYVEVRNLNKNFGSYKASKNISFGIERGKLIGLLGPSGSGKTTILRIIAGLETADSGEIYIDGKLVNDISPGKRGIGFVFQNYALFRNMTVYQNIAFGLSIKKEDKKYIKERVTELIELIGLKGLEKRYPSQLSGGQKQRVAFARAIAPKPQLLLLDEPFAAIDAKVRKELRTWLKQMIHKLGITSIFVTHDQEEAVEVADEIIITNLGSIEQIGSSVEIYKNPKTAFVATFVGESTIIKDFSEFKAFKRLPSGAKAIIRPEFVEIGRKGEIQSELACDKGTITDISFAGSNWVVTAKIGNTEISGVYSLEKDNLNLGEEVIVLVHRLYLFNDDNKVEIIENNLKSDTTSAYI from the coding sequence ATGTATGTTGAAGTCAGAAACCTTAATAAAAATTTTGGAAGTTATAAAGCGTCGAAGAATATATCCTTTGGGATAGAACGAGGAAAGCTGATAGGACTGCTTGGGCCAAGTGGAAGCGGAAAAACTACAATACTTCGTATAATTGCAGGGCTTGAGACTGCTGATAGCGGAGAAATTTATATTGATGGGAAGTTAGTTAATGATATATCCCCAGGAAAAAGGGGAATAGGGTTCGTCTTTCAAAATTATGCTCTTTTTAGAAATATGACGGTATATCAAAATATAGCATTTGGACTTTCTATTAAGAAGGAAGATAAGAAATATATAAAAGAAAGAGTTACAGAATTAATAGAACTTATTGGACTTAAAGGTTTGGAAAAAAGATATCCAAGTCAATTGTCAGGAGGTCAGAAACAAAGAGTTGCTTTTGCAAGGGCTATTGCTCCAAAACCACAGCTGCTCCTTCTTGATGAACCTTTTGCTGCTATTGATGCAAAAGTAAGAAAAGAACTTAGAACCTGGCTCAAACAGATGATACATAAATTGGGAATAACTAGTATATTTGTAACCCATGACCAAGAAGAAGCGGTGGAAGTGGCAGATGAAATTATAATAACTAATTTGGGAAGTATTGAGCAAATAGGAAGTTCGGTTGAAATATATAAAAATCCCAAAACTGCTTTTGTAGCAACATTTGTTGGTGAATCAACTATTATTAAGGATTTTAGTGAATTTAAAGCATTTAAGCGGCTTCCATCGGGAGCAAAAGCTATTATAAGACCTGAATTTGTTGAAATTGGAAGAAAGGGGGAAATACAATCTGAGCTTGCCTGTGACAAAGGTACTATTACAGATATTTCTTTTGCAGGTTCCAACTGGGTAGTAACTGCTAAAATAGGAAATACTGAAATTTCAGGAGTTTATTCGCTAGAAAAGGATAATCTCAATTTAGGCGAAGAAGTAATTGTTCTTGTGCACAGATTATATTTATTTAATGATGATAATAAAGTAGAAATTATTGAAAACAATTTGAAATCTGATACTACATCTGCATATATATAA
- the cysD gene encoding sulfate adenylyltransferase subunit CysD: MNHLDRLEAQSIYIFREAYKKLGKLGMLWSIGKDSTVMLWLAQKAFFGNCPFPLIHVDTTLKIPEMIEFRDRVAKQYNLNLIVHTNTKALEEGMGPEKGRLVCCRALKTDGLQQVIDKHKFEGLIVGIRRDEEGSRSKERVFSERNAESKWDYTDQPPELWDQFKTDFKKGNHIRVHPIINWTELDIWEYVKRENIPVVDLYFAKNGKRYRSLGCAPCTNPIDSNASSLDEIIEELKNTNETERSGRAQDKADAHALEKLRKEGYM, encoded by the coding sequence ATGAATCATTTAGATAGATTAGAAGCACAAAGTATTTATATTTTTAGAGAAGCCTATAAAAAGCTTGGAAAGCTTGGAATGTTATGGTCTATAGGCAAGGACTCCACAGTAATGTTGTGGTTGGCACAAAAAGCATTTTTCGGAAATTGTCCATTTCCGCTTATACATGTGGATACTACACTAAAAATTCCAGAAATGATAGAATTTAGAGATAGGGTGGCAAAACAGTATAATTTAAATTTAATAGTACACACAAATACTAAAGCATTAGAAGAAGGTATGGGACCGGAAAAGGGAAGACTTGTTTGCTGCAGGGCACTAAAGACAGATGGACTTCAACAGGTAATAGATAAGCACAAATTTGAAGGTCTTATTGTAGGCATTAGAAGAGATGAGGAGGGTTCCCGCTCAAAGGAGAGGGTATTTAGTGAGAGAAATGCAGAATCTAAATGGGATTATACAGATCAACCACCTGAACTCTGGGATCAATTTAAGACTGATTTTAAAAAGGGTAACCATATAAGAGTACATCCTATTATAAACTGGACTGAATTAGATATATGGGAATATGTAAAGAGAGAGAATATTCCAGTAGTGGATCTTTATTTTGCGAAGAATGGTAAAAGATATAGAAGCCTTGGATGTGCACCTTGTACAAATCCTATTGATTCCAATGCGTCAAGTTTAGATGAAATAATAGAAGAGCTTAAAAACACCAATGAGACAGAAAGATCTGGAAGAGCTCAGGATAAAGCAGATGCCCATGCACTTGAAAAATTGAGGAAAGAAGGATATATGTAA